One window of Amaranthus tricolor cultivar Red isolate AtriRed21 chromosome 11, ASM2621246v1, whole genome shotgun sequence genomic DNA carries:
- the LOC130826501 gene encoding uncharacterized protein LOC130826501, with translation MDFALETRNVRLGLCTDRFNPFGSSGQQKENFQLVAALMWTINDFPAYSMLSGWSTAVRYACPYCMDDSQAFYLTHSKKVCWFDCHRRFLDKSHPYRRNRTNFRAGIVEKRDPPIIRTGLELLDELDQFGFLRVNEEDALEHNKEVSKYSTGWKKRSIFWDLPYWKTNTIRHNLDVMHIEKNVRIRALLQWLKSIKFPDGYVSNMARNIDMAKHQLFGMKSHDCHVFMQRLIPIAFRELLPVKVWEALTKLSLYFRSLTTTKLCVEDLRKMEADIPVTICKLETIFPPTFFDSMEHLPIHLAYEARIAGPVQYKWMYPFERYLRHLKLNVKNKAHVEASICNAYLTEEASHFVSHYFEPHSSNKISWKRNSYILDERDYEIAHRYVLMNCPEVDVFISEFKSSIQRHQPNWSS, from the exons ATGG ACTTTGCATTGGAGACTCGAAACGTGCGGCTTGGTCTGTGTACAGATCGTTTTAACCCATTTGGAAGTTCGGGtcaaca aaaggagaatttTCAACTAGTagcagctttaatgtggacgatCAATGACTTTCCGGCTTATTCGATGTTGTCCGGGTGGAGTACTGCGGTCCGATATGCTTGCCCTTACTGCATGGATGATTCCCAAGCTTTCTACCTTACGCATAGCAAGAAGGTGTGTTGGTTTGACTGTCATAGAAGGTTTTTAGATAAAAGTCATCCCTATAGgagaaatagaacaaatttcAGAGCAGGCATTGTTGAGAAAAGAGACCCACCTATCATTCGGACAGGACTTGAATTGCTTGACGAATTAGACCAGTTTGGTTTTTTGAGAGTCAATGAAGAAGATGCACTGGAACATAATAAAGAGGTTAGTAAGTACTCTACTGGATGGAAGAAGAGGAGCATATTCTGGGATTTGCCATATTGGAAAACTAATACGATTCGACATAATTTGGATGTTATGCACATAGAGAAGAAt GTACGT ATACGTGCCTTGCTTCAATGGTTGAAGAGTATTAAATTTCCCGATGGTTATGTCTCCAATATGGCAAGGAATATTGACATGGCCAAGCATCAATTGTTCGGCATGAAAAGTCACGACTGTCATGTTTTCATGCAACGCTTAATTCCAATTGCATTCAGAGAATTGCTACCGGTGAAGGTTTGGGAAGCTCTTACGAAGTTGAGCTTATATTTTAGAAGTTTGACAACCACAAAGCTATGTGTGgaggatttgaggaaaatggaaGCAGATATTCCGGTTACCATCTGCAAACTAGAGACTATCTTTCCGCCCACATTCTTTGATAGCATGGAACACCTTCCTATCCATTTGGCATATGAAGCTAGAATTGCAGGACCGGTCCAATACAAATGGATGTATCCGTTTGAGAG GTACCTTAGACATTTGAAACTGAatgtgaaaaataaagctcatgtTGAAGCGTCGATATGCAACGCATATTTAACAGAGGAAGCATCGCATtttgtttcccattattttgagcCACAT TCATCCAATAAGATTTCATGGAAAAGGAATTCATATATTTTGGATGAAAGAGATTACGAGATTGCACATAGATACGTGCTAATGAACTGTCCAGAGGTGGATGTATTTATATCTGAgtttaaaagttcaattcaaagacATCAACCGAATTGGTCAAGTTAG
- the LOC130826426 gene encoding UBP1-associated protein 2C-like codes for MDMDSSKKRKADENGNSFTSDQALISPSDSQPQTLTLEDARNLLKDFSHDELLNLCQNAVVRHPDILSSARVIADTDVSRRKLFVRGLGPQTTTESLKSLFLSFGELDEAVVITDKNTGKSKGYGFVTFKHFDGAVLALKQPSKKIDGRMTVTHLASAGRGPNGEDQATRKIYVGNVPYEISAEKLLDFFSAFGEIEEGPLGFDKQAGKTKGFAFFVYKTEDGARMSLREPMKMIDGHQVMCKLAEDGKKGRVGGPNSVLSGEIGGLGGDRMSSSMNSQYGGGMNQYGSGLGPGLGGPVPVGGVGPYSAPHSQPGPGSGDYYRMPPPHSSMGMPPSYQEGSGGYGLSGSGGVYGLSGSGGGYMSQNHPPSQGPSQGPPQGPPSGVYHRMPPPYY; via the coding sequence ATGGATATGGATTCTTCGAAGAAACGCAAAGCCGACGAAAATGGCAATTCCTTCACCTCTGACCAAGCCCTAATTTCTCCTTCCGATTCTCAACCACAAACTCTGACTCTAGAAGACGCTCGAAACCTACTCAAAGACTTCTCTCACGACGAACTTCTCAATCTTTGTCAAAATGCCGTCGTTCGACACCCCGATATCCTCTCCTCCGCTCGTGTAATCGCCGACACTGATGTGTCCCGCAGAAAGCTTTTTGTTCGGGGTCTTGGTCCTCAGACGACCACCGAATCGCTGAAATCGTTGTTTTTATCGTTTGGTGAGCTTGATGAGGCTGTTGTGATTACCGATAAGAATACCGGGAAATCCAAAGGATATGGATTCGTTACGTTCAAGCATTTTGATGGGGCAGTATTGGCGCTTAAGCAACCGAGTAAGAAAATTGATGGCAGGATGACTGTGACACATTTGGCATCAGCGGGACGAGGGCCGAATGGTGAAGATCAAGCTACGAGGAAAATTTATGTTGGGAATGTTCCGTATGAGATTTCAGCTGAGAAATTGTTGGATTTCTTTTCTGCGTTTGGGGAGATTGAAGAAGGCCCGTTAGGGTTTGATAAACAAGCTGGGAAAACAAAGGGATTTGCGTTTTTTGTGTATAAGACCGAGGATGGTGCGAGGATGTCGTTAAGGGAACCGATGAAGATGATTGACGGACACCAGGTTATGTGTAAGCTGGCTGAGGATGGAAAGAAGGGGAGAGTTGGTGGGCCGAACTCGGTTTTGAGTGGTGAGATTGGTGGTTTAGGGGGTGATAGGATGTCGAGTTCCATGAATTCACAGTATGGTGGTGGGATGAATCAGTATGGTTCGGGTTTGGGACCTGGTTTGGGGGGCCCAGTTCCTGTTGGTGGTGTTGGGCCGTATAGTGCACCGCATTCACAGCCTGGGCCAGGTTCCGGTGATTATTATAGGATGCCACCGCCACATAGTTCGATGGGAATGCCACCGTCGTATCAAGAAGGCAGTGGTGGATATGGTCTTTCAGGTTCTGGAGGTGTTTACGGCCTTTCCGGTTCTGGTGGTGGTTACATGAGTCAGAATCATCCCCCTTCTCAGGGTCCTTCTCAGGGTCCTCCTCAGGGTCCTCCTAGTGGGGTGTATCATCGTATGCCACCGCCTTATTATTGA